In a single window of the Streptomyces sp. CGMCC 4.7035 genome:
- a CDS encoding MFS transporter, whose translation MTSLHRAWFVAAVTFVTIIGAAAFRSLPGLLIDPLNQEFHWSRGTVGAAVSVNLALYGLTAPFAAALMDRFGIRRVVAVALAVIALGSGATVWMTAAWQLMLYWGLLVGLGSGSMALAFAATVTNRWFTERRGLVSGILTAASASGQLIFLPLLSWMVENHGWRPAAVTVALAALAVIPFVWLLLRDHPADVGLKPYGAKEFVPKPEPVTGAARRAVTVLFSAVRTGPFWLLAGTFAICGASTNGLVQTHFVPAAHDHGMPITAAASLLAVIGVFDVLGTIASGWFTDRFEPRRLLAVYYALRGISLLFLPMLLAPAVHPPMIFFIVFYGLDWVATVPPTLALCREQYGEDSAIVFGWVLASHQVGAALVAFLGGVARDVFGSYNVVWYAAGALCAAAALMALVIRRRPAPVPRLA comes from the coding sequence ATGACGTCCCTGCATCGGGCCTGGTTCGTCGCCGCCGTCACCTTCGTGACGATCATCGGCGCGGCGGCCTTCCGTTCGCTGCCGGGCCTGCTGATCGACCCGCTGAACCAGGAGTTCCACTGGTCGCGCGGCACGGTCGGCGCGGCGGTGTCGGTCAACCTCGCCCTGTACGGCCTGACGGCGCCCTTCGCGGCCGCCCTGATGGACCGCTTCGGCATCCGCAGGGTCGTCGCCGTGGCGCTCGCGGTCATCGCGCTCGGCTCGGGCGCGACCGTGTGGATGACGGCGGCCTGGCAGCTGATGCTCTACTGGGGCCTGCTGGTCGGTCTGGGCAGCGGCTCCATGGCCCTGGCGTTCGCGGCGACGGTCACCAACCGCTGGTTCACCGAGCGGCGGGGCCTGGTGAGCGGCATCCTCACGGCCGCCTCGGCCTCCGGACAGCTGATATTCCTCCCGCTGCTGTCGTGGATGGTCGAGAACCACGGCTGGCGCCCCGCCGCGGTGACGGTGGCACTCGCCGCCCTCGCGGTGATCCCCTTCGTCTGGCTGCTGCTGCGGGACCACCCGGCGGACGTGGGCCTGAAGCCGTACGGCGCGAAGGAGTTCGTACCGAAGCCGGAACCGGTCACCGGTGCCGCCCGCCGCGCCGTCACCGTGCTCTTCTCGGCCGTCCGCACCGGCCCGTTCTGGCTGCTGGCCGGCACCTTCGCGATCTGCGGCGCCTCCACGAACGGCCTGGTCCAGACGCACTTCGTCCCGGCGGCCCACGACCACGGCATGCCGATCACGGCGGCGGCCTCGCTCCTCGCGGTCATCGGCGTCTTCGACGTGCTGGGCACGATCGCCTCGGGCTGGTTCACGGACCGCTTCGAACCGCGCCGCCTGCTCGCGGTGTACTACGCCCTGCGCGGCATCTCGCTCCTCTTCCTGCCGATGCTCCTGGCCCCGGCCGTCCACCCGCCGATGATCTTCTTCATCGTCTTCTACGGCCTGGACTGGGTCGCCACGGTCCCGCCCACCCTCGCGCTGTGCCGGGAGCAGTACGGCGAGGACAGCGCCATCGTCTTCGGCTGGGTGCTCGCCTCCCACCAGGTCGGCGCGGCGCTGGTCGCCTTCCTCGGCGGCGTGGCGCGGGACGTGTTCGGCTCGTACAACGTGGTCTGGTACGCGGCGGGCGCGCTGTGCGCGGCGGCGGCGCTGATGGCGCTGGTGATCCGGCGGCGTCCGGCGCCGGTCCCGAGGCTCGCCTGA
- a CDS encoding GlxA family transcriptional regulator, translating into MTREAPEPAFRPHRVVVLALDGLLPFELGIPHRIFGRPKDAEGRHLYEVVTCSIRPPGPVETDADFSIHVENGPEALATADTVIVPASYELGPVFKEGVLTDELAAALAHIRPGTRLASICTGVYVLAAAGHLDGRPATTHWAEADHFQRLFPQIKVDADVLFIDDGDVLTSAGVAAGIDLCLHIVRRDHGTAVANEVARRTVVPPHRDGGQAQYIHRPVPDPQLATTTAARAWALGRLHEPIQLRDMAEQESMSVRTFTRRFREEVGVSPGQWLTQQRVERARHLLESTDLSVDQVAWDAGFGTAQSMRQHLQAALGVTPTAYRRTFRAGSAPDRGGSRGCDGLDALR; encoded by the coding sequence ATGACCCGTGAAGCCCCCGAGCCGGCGTTCCGGCCGCACCGCGTCGTCGTCCTCGCGCTCGACGGGCTGCTCCCCTTCGAGCTGGGCATCCCGCACCGGATCTTCGGGCGCCCCAAGGACGCCGAGGGCCGACATCTGTACGAGGTCGTCACCTGCTCGATCCGGCCACCGGGACCGGTCGAGACGGACGCCGACTTCTCCATCCACGTCGAGAACGGCCCGGAAGCCCTGGCCACCGCCGACACCGTGATCGTCCCGGCGTCGTACGAACTCGGTCCGGTCTTCAAGGAGGGCGTGCTGACCGACGAACTGGCCGCCGCGCTCGCCCACATCCGGCCCGGCACCCGGCTCGCCTCCATCTGCACCGGCGTGTACGTCCTCGCCGCCGCCGGCCACCTCGACGGCCGCCCCGCCACCACGCACTGGGCCGAAGCCGATCACTTCCAGCGGCTGTTCCCGCAGATCAAGGTCGACGCGGACGTCCTGTTCATCGACGACGGCGACGTCCTGACCTCCGCCGGGGTGGCCGCCGGGATCGACCTGTGCCTGCACATCGTGCGCCGTGACCACGGCACCGCGGTCGCCAACGAGGTGGCCCGCCGCACGGTCGTACCGCCCCACCGCGACGGCGGTCAGGCGCAGTACATCCACCGTCCCGTGCCGGATCCGCAGCTGGCCACCACGACCGCCGCCCGCGCCTGGGCGCTCGGCCGCCTCCACGAGCCCATCCAGCTGCGCGACATGGCGGAGCAGGAGTCGATGTCCGTGCGCACCTTCACGCGCCGCTTCCGTGAGGAGGTCGGCGTCAGCCCCGGCCAGTGGCTGACCCAGCAGCGCGTCGAACGGGCCCGGCATCTGCTGGAGTCCACCGACCTGTCGGTCGACCAAGTGGCGTGGGACGCCGGCTTCGGCACGGCCCAGTCGATGCGGCAGCACCTACAGGCGGCACTCGGGGTCACTCCCACCGCTTACCGACGGACCTTCCGGGCCGGGAGCGCTCCCGACCGCGGCGGCTCCAGGGGGTGCGACGGGTTGGACGCCCTGCGCTGA
- a CDS encoding MFS transporter: MTYRDVASKQVFTWACVSIGARMPVAMAPLALVFLVRERPGGYSLGATLAAVYVIGEIIGAPLLGLRLRPERARPQLAAGLATGAAGFAGLGALPGAHPMVLAAFAVLAGIAPAQATGALRVLLTTLVPERAVAQALSFESLLVSGIWAVSPAAVTGLALGVAPRVPLLLAAVLLVSSAAGLWLLPAGWDAGDGDRAGGPLLRPLLAAWPAYVTGAAGLTTLGLAELVLPALLEQRGVGVGWSGPLLVGLSLGAGLGAFLYGLRSWPGRLRTHSVVLLCGTSVCVALVALIPAAAGIAVMLAMSGMLQSGALLTRNLSLREALPPSALAAGYSLMYAAAGAGYAATGSLAGVLLRVVAPSTAVLVGVALTLVLAALGWWGEVRRAGRSAQGVQPVAPPGAAAVGSAPGPEGPSVSGGSDPECRL; the protein is encoded by the coding sequence ATGACCTACCGCGATGTCGCATCCAAGCAGGTCTTCACCTGGGCCTGCGTATCCATCGGCGCCCGTATGCCGGTGGCCATGGCACCCTTGGCCCTGGTCTTCCTGGTGCGTGAGCGGCCCGGTGGCTACTCCCTGGGCGCGACCCTCGCCGCGGTCTATGTGATCGGGGAGATCATCGGCGCTCCGCTGCTGGGACTGCGCCTGCGTCCCGAGCGCGCCCGCCCTCAGCTGGCCGCGGGACTCGCGACCGGAGCCGCCGGATTCGCGGGTCTCGGCGCGTTACCCGGCGCGCACCCCATGGTCCTCGCGGCGTTCGCGGTGCTGGCGGGCATCGCCCCGGCCCAGGCCACCGGCGCTCTGCGCGTGCTGCTCACGACCCTGGTTCCGGAACGTGCCGTGGCGCAGGCGCTGTCCTTCGAGTCACTGCTGGTGTCCGGCATATGGGCCGTCTCCCCGGCCGCGGTGACCGGCCTCGCCCTCGGCGTCGCCCCGCGCGTCCCGCTGCTCCTGGCCGCCGTCCTCCTGGTGTCGTCGGCCGCGGGCCTGTGGCTCCTGCCCGCCGGCTGGGATGCGGGCGACGGGGACCGGGCGGGCGGGCCGCTGCTCCGGCCCCTCCTCGCCGCCTGGCCGGCGTACGTCACGGGCGCGGCCGGCCTCACCACGCTCGGCTTGGCCGAACTGGTCCTGCCCGCCCTCCTCGAACAGCGCGGCGTCGGTGTGGGCTGGTCCGGTCCGCTGCTGGTGGGGCTGTCCCTGGGCGCGGGGCTGGGTGCCTTCCTGTACGGCCTGCGCTCCTGGCCGGGGCGGCTGCGCACCCACAGTGTGGTGCTGCTGTGCGGGACATCGGTCTGTGTGGCCCTCGTCGCGCTGATACCGGCCGCGGCCGGCATCGCGGTCATGCTGGCCATGAGCGGCATGCTCCAGTCGGGCGCGCTGCTCACCCGCAACCTGTCCCTGCGCGAGGCCCTGCCACCGAGCGCCCTGGCCGCGGGCTACTCCCTGATGTACGCGGCCGCGGGCGCGGGATACGCGGCGACGGGCTCCCTGGCCGGCGTCCTGCTCCGGGTGGTGGCCCCGTCCACGGCCGTCCTGGTCGGTGTGGCTCTCACCCTGGTGCTGGCGGCGCTCGGCTGGTGGGGCGAGGTCCGTCGGGCGGGCCGTTCAGCGCAGGGCGTCCAACCCGTCGCACCCCCTGGAGCCGCCGCGGTCGGGAGCGCTCCCGGCCCGGAAGGTCCGTCGGTAAGCGGTGGGAGTGACCCCGAGTGCCGCCTGTAG
- a CDS encoding Zn-dependent alcohol dehydrogenase, which yields MRGVIYDGKQTQVVDDLEVRDPGPGEVQVAISAAGLCHSDLSVVDGTIPFPVPVVLGHEGAGVVEAVGPGVTHVAPGDHVSLSTLANCGACAECDRGRPTMCRQAIGRPGQPFTQGGRPVYQFASNSAFAERTVVKAVQAVRIPKDIPLQSAALIGCGVLTGVGAVLNRARVDQGDTVLVIGTGGIGLNVLQGARIAGASRIVAVDANPAKEAVARQFGATDFLTSMDEVKDLLPTGADHAFECVGRVELIRAAIDSLDRHGQAILLGVPPATAEATFLVSSMFLDKSILGCRYGASRPQRDIALYARMYREGRLLLDELVTATYPVEDFDKAAADAHAGRVARGVLTF from the coding sequence ATACGAGGTGTGATCTACGACGGCAAGCAGACGCAGGTCGTGGACGACCTGGAGGTACGGGACCCGGGCCCCGGCGAGGTGCAGGTCGCGATCTCGGCGGCGGGCCTGTGCCACAGCGATCTGTCCGTGGTGGACGGGACCATACCCTTCCCGGTTCCCGTGGTGCTCGGCCATGAGGGCGCGGGTGTGGTGGAGGCGGTGGGCCCGGGCGTCACCCATGTCGCGCCCGGCGACCACGTGTCGCTGTCGACCCTCGCGAACTGCGGGGCGTGCGCGGAGTGCGACCGTGGCCGGCCGACGATGTGCCGGCAGGCGATCGGACGGCCGGGACAGCCGTTCACACAGGGCGGCAGGCCGGTGTACCAGTTCGCGTCCAACTCCGCCTTCGCGGAGCGGACCGTGGTGAAGGCGGTGCAGGCGGTCCGCATCCCGAAGGACATTCCGCTGCAGTCGGCGGCGCTGATCGGATGCGGGGTCCTGACCGGGGTGGGCGCCGTCCTGAACCGGGCACGGGTGGACCAGGGCGACACCGTCCTCGTCATCGGCACGGGCGGCATCGGCCTCAACGTCCTCCAGGGCGCGCGGATCGCGGGCGCCTCGCGGATCGTGGCGGTGGACGCCAATCCGGCGAAGGAGGCGGTGGCACGCCAATTCGGCGCGACCGACTTCCTGACCTCGATGGACGAGGTGAAGGACCTGCTCCCCACGGGCGCCGACCACGCTTTCGAGTGCGTGGGCCGGGTCGAGTTGATCCGCGCGGCGATCGACTCCCTGGACCGCCACGGCCAGGCGATCCTCCTGGGCGTGCCGCCGGCGACGGCCGAGGCGACGTTCCTGGTCTCCTCGATGTTCCTGGACAAGTCCATCCTGGGCTGCCGCTACGGCGCCTCCCGCCCCCAGCGGGACATCGCGCTCTACGCCCGGATGTACCGCGAAGGCCGCCTGCTCCTGGACGAGTTGGTGACGGCGACCTACCCGGTGGAGGACTTCGACAAGGCGGCGGCGGACGCGCACGCGGGGAGGGTGGCGAGGGGGGTGCTGACCTTCTGA
- a CDS encoding acyl-CoA dehydrogenase family protein, giving the protein MDFGFGPEDDAFRREARAWLQTHLGDEPNRRDWERELGRAGWIGLGWPEDGYGNRRATLTQQVAWAEEYARSKAPPRSGHIGENLLAPTLITHGTPDQKSRFLPPVARGEELWCQGYSEPGAGSDLAGVRTTAVRDTPHTYRITGQKIWTSLAHEADWCFVLARTDPASRRHHGLTFLLVPMDQPGRIEVRPIRQLTGTSEFNEVFFDGATARAEHVVGGEGGGWRVAMSLLGFERGVSTLAQQIGFARELGEVVRTAVATGAADDPVVRDRLVAQWAELRAMRWNALRTLGDTADAGASSVAKLLWGRWHQRLGELAMRVRGAAGAAGPADWSPTAPYELDPFQHLFFFSRADTIYGGSDEIQRTIIAERVLGLPKEPRGPKG; this is encoded by the coding sequence ATGGATTTCGGCTTCGGTCCGGAGGACGACGCGTTCCGACGCGAGGCACGAGCCTGGCTCCAGACCCACCTCGGCGACGAGCCGAACCGTCGGGACTGGGAACGTGAACTCGGCCGTGCCGGCTGGATAGGCCTCGGCTGGCCCGAAGACGGCTACGGCAACCGCCGAGCCACCCTCACCCAACAGGTCGCCTGGGCGGAGGAGTACGCCCGCTCAAAGGCACCTCCCCGCTCCGGCCACATCGGCGAGAACCTCCTCGCCCCCACCCTCATCACCCACGGCACCCCCGACCAGAAGTCCCGCTTCCTGCCCCCCGTCGCCCGCGGCGAGGAACTCTGGTGCCAGGGCTACAGCGAACCCGGCGCAGGATCCGACCTGGCAGGCGTCCGTACCACCGCCGTACGCGACACCCCGCACACGTACCGCATCACCGGCCAGAAGATCTGGACCTCCCTCGCGCACGAGGCCGACTGGTGCTTCGTCCTCGCCCGCACCGACCCGGCCTCCCGCCGCCACCACGGCCTCACCTTCCTCCTCGTACCGATGGACCAGCCCGGTCGTATCGAGGTCCGTCCCATCCGTCAGCTCACCGGAACCAGCGAGTTCAACGAGGTGTTCTTCGACGGCGCGACGGCCCGGGCCGAGCACGTCGTCGGAGGCGAGGGAGGCGGCTGGCGCGTCGCGATGAGCCTGCTCGGCTTCGAGCGGGGCGTCTCCACGCTGGCGCAACAGATCGGTTTCGCCAGGGAGTTGGGCGAGGTCGTCCGTACGGCCGTGGCGACGGGCGCGGCGGACGACCCCGTCGTGCGCGACCGCCTCGTCGCACAGTGGGCCGAACTGCGCGCGATGCGCTGGAACGCCCTGCGGACGCTGGGCGACACGGCGGACGCGGGCGCCTCCAGTGTGGCCAAGCTGCTGTGGGGCCGCTGGCACCAGCGGCTGGGCGAGCTGGCGATGCGGGTACGGGGGGCGGCGGGGGCGGCGGGCCCGGCCGACTGGTCGCCTACTGCACCGTACGAACTGGACCCGTTCCAGCACCTGTTCTTCTTCAGCCGGGCCGACACCATCTACGGCGGCTCGGACGAGATCCAGCGCACGATCATCGCCGAGCGCGTGCTCGGCCTGCCGAAGGAACCCAGGGGACCCAAGGGCTGA
- a CDS encoding SDR family NAD(P)-dependent oxidoreductase, giving the protein MGNFLAGKVVAVTGAGRGIGRAVALAAAAEGARVVVNDYGVSVEGASPTSEVAESVVKEIEAAGGEAVAVGDDIATMAGGQRVVDEALASYGRLDGVVCVAGILRERMLFNMTEDEWDPVVATHLKGTFTVFRAAAAVMRGQRSGTLIGFTSGNHQGSVSQANYSAAKGGIISLVRSAALGLHKYGVTANAVAPVARTRMSANVPMTLKEIGEPEDVAALVVYLLSDRAKEARITGQVYTIAGPKLAVWAQPRELRAGYAEGPWTPERIADFLPGTVGTDPMPLLEQLEEMERAAREGARPNR; this is encoded by the coding sequence GTGGGGAACTTCTTGGCAGGCAAGGTCGTCGCCGTGACGGGTGCGGGCCGCGGGATCGGACGGGCGGTGGCGCTGGCGGCGGCAGCCGAGGGCGCACGGGTCGTCGTCAACGACTACGGGGTGTCGGTGGAGGGCGCCTCGCCCACGAGCGAGGTCGCCGAGTCCGTGGTCAAGGAGATCGAGGCGGCGGGCGGAGAGGCCGTCGCCGTGGGGGACGACATCGCGACGATGGCGGGCGGGCAGCGGGTGGTGGACGAGGCGCTCGCGTCGTACGGCCGCCTGGACGGGGTGGTGTGCGTGGCGGGCATCCTGCGCGAGCGGATGCTCTTCAACATGACCGAGGACGAGTGGGATCCGGTCGTGGCCACCCATCTCAAGGGCACGTTCACGGTGTTCCGCGCGGCGGCGGCGGTGATGCGGGGGCAGCGCTCCGGCACGCTGATCGGTTTCACCAGCGGCAACCACCAGGGTTCGGTCTCCCAGGCCAACTACAGCGCCGCGAAGGGCGGAATCATCTCCCTGGTCCGCAGCGCGGCGCTGGGCCTGCACAAGTACGGGGTGACGGCGAACGCGGTGGCACCGGTGGCGCGGACGCGGATGTCGGCGAACGTCCCCATGACCCTGAAGGAGATCGGCGAACCGGAGGACGTCGCCGCACTGGTGGTGTACCTCCTGTCCGACCGCGCGAAGGAGGCCCGCATCACAGGCCAGGTCTACACGATCGCGGGCCCGAAGCTGGCGGTCTGGGCCCAGCCGAGGGAACTGCGGGCGGGGTACGCGGAGGGCCCCTGGACCCCGGAGCGGATCGCGGACTTCCTGCCCGGAACGGTGGGGACGGACCCGATGCCACTGCTGGAGCAACTGGAGGAGATGGAGAGGGCGGCACGAGAGGGAGCACGCCCGAACAGGTAG
- a CDS encoding cyclase family protein, translating to MSLPAEFHDIAKRVNNWGRWGGDDEIGTLNLITDEVVRQAAACVRSGRRVPLALPLQQDGVQTGVIPGRVNPLHVMVQINQEIFGPGTVACSDDAVTMGLQAATHWDALTHVSHSGKLYNGRPAGTITPHGGAEFSGIDKPRHIVSRGVLLDIARALGVERLDGSHAVTPEDLEAAEELAGTRVRAGDIVLVRTGQIQTYLAGDKHAYGYPSPGLSVRTPEWFHARDVAAVANDTLTFEIFPPEIDDLWLPVHALDLVEMGMLQGQNWNLEELSTACGEEGRYAFLLSAMPEPFVGGTGTPVAPVAIL from the coding sequence ATGTCACTGCCGGCCGAGTTCCACGACATAGCCAAGCGCGTGAACAACTGGGGGCGCTGGGGCGGCGACGACGAGATCGGAACACTCAACCTGATCACCGACGAGGTGGTGAGGCAGGCCGCCGCCTGCGTCCGCAGCGGACGGCGCGTTCCGCTCGCCCTTCCTCTTCAGCAGGACGGAGTGCAGACCGGCGTGATCCCGGGGCGGGTCAATCCGCTGCACGTGATGGTGCAGATCAATCAGGAGATCTTCGGGCCCGGCACCGTCGCGTGCAGCGACGACGCCGTGACCATGGGGCTCCAGGCGGCCACCCACTGGGACGCGCTCACCCATGTCTCGCACTCCGGGAAGCTCTACAACGGACGGCCCGCCGGCACGATCACGCCGCACGGCGGCGCCGAGTTCAGCGGCATCGACAAGCCGCGGCACATCGTCTCCCGCGGGGTGCTCCTCGACATCGCCCGCGCGCTCGGCGTGGAGCGGCTCGACGGCTCGCACGCCGTCACTCCGGAAGACCTGGAGGCGGCCGAGGAACTCGCCGGGACGCGCGTACGGGCCGGCGACATCGTCCTCGTACGGACCGGGCAGATCCAGACGTATCTCGCGGGCGACAAGCACGCGTACGGATATCCGTCGCCCGGGCTGTCGGTGCGCACCCCGGAGTGGTTCCACGCGCGCGATGTGGCCGCCGTCGCGAACGACACGCTCACCTTTGAGATCTTTCCTCCCGAGATCGATGATCTGTGGCTGCCCGTACACGCGCTCGATCTCGTGGAGATGGGGATGCTGCAGGGCCAGAACTGGAATCTGGAGGAGTTGTCCACAGCCTGTGGAGAAGAGGGCCGCTATGCCTTCCTGCTGTCGGCGATGCCCGAGCCCTTCGTCGGCGGCACCGGAACACCCGTGGCGCCGGTCGCCATTCTTTAG
- a CDS encoding ATP-binding protein → MQVLQVQLEIRPDPAEVGRARRWARSRLAGSGIGADEPLAETLILLVSELVTNAVVHTGCPAVLRLLLTGVRDDASGTPAGTVRLEVADTSACPPTPRHAAGDETGGRGLELVDGLADRWGWDAEGVGKRIWCEVDRCAAGVAGRATAYGAQAAVPEFAYGVV, encoded by the coding sequence GTGCAGGTGCTTCAAGTGCAGCTGGAGATCCGGCCCGATCCCGCGGAGGTGGGGCGGGCCCGTAGATGGGCCCGTTCACGGCTCGCGGGGTCCGGCATAGGGGCCGACGAGCCGCTGGCGGAGACGCTGATCCTGCTCGTCTCCGAACTGGTCACCAACGCCGTGGTGCACACCGGCTGTCCCGCCGTGCTGCGACTGCTGCTGACCGGCGTGCGGGACGACGCATCGGGAACCCCGGCCGGCACGGTCCGCCTTGAAGTGGCCGACACCAGTGCTTGCCCGCCGACGCCCCGTCACGCGGCGGGCGACGAGACGGGCGGCCGCGGCCTGGAACTCGTCGACGGCCTGGCGGACCGCTGGGGCTGGGACGCGGAGGGTGTCGGCAAGCGCATCTGGTGCGAGGTGGACCGCTGTGCGGCCGGGGTCGCGGGCAGGGCGACGGCGTACGGGGCGCAGGCGGCGGTACCGGAGTTCGCATACGGCGTCGTGTAG
- a CDS encoding acyl-CoA dehydrogenase family protein, with product MHFQLTDDQRALKAGVRALLAGRFGREALRAAADRPGVLDRALWRELGEAGFFALRLPEAEGGVGLGLPEAVLAFEEAGRALLPGPLVATHLAAGEVAGAATGETVVTAASGGLVEWLTEADVVRGDATGAVPLVSVDPLTPLHRLPRSPEASPDVFPDASAGVSPGISAGVLPGVSPGGSAGVSPSTSAGALPGGSAGVSPGASADDEPDPVAVLLTAAEQLGGAARTCELAVEYARTRKQFGQPIGAFQAVKHLCAQSLVRVETARAAVYAAAVTVDPLDIAAARLLADDAALRGARDCLQVHGGMGFTWEAETHLFLKRAWVRTQRMSSNTYSDELLAADLLSGVG from the coding sequence GTGCACTTCCAACTCACCGACGACCAGCGGGCGCTGAAAGCGGGGGTGCGCGCACTGCTCGCGGGCCGCTTCGGCCGGGAGGCGCTGCGGGCCGCGGCCGACCGGCCGGGCGTGCTCGACCGCGCGCTCTGGCGGGAGCTGGGCGAGGCCGGGTTCTTCGCGTTGCGGCTGCCGGAGGCGGAGGGCGGGGTCGGACTCGGCCTGCCCGAGGCGGTGCTGGCCTTCGAGGAGGCGGGACGGGCGCTGCTGCCCGGCCCGTTGGTGGCCACGCACCTCGCGGCGGGGGAGGTGGCGGGCGCGGCGACGGGGGAGACGGTGGTCACGGCCGCCTCCGGCGGCCTGGTGGAGTGGCTGACGGAGGCGGACGTCGTACGGGGGGACGCGACCGGCGCCGTACCGCTCGTATCCGTGGACCCGCTGACCCCCCTGCACAGGCTGCCACGGTCCCCGGAGGCCTCGCCGGACGTTTTCCCGGACGCTTCCGCGGGCGTATCGCCGGGCATTTCCGCGGGCGTTTTGCCGGGCGTATCGCCGGGCGGTTCCGCGGGCGTATCGCCGAGCACTTCCGCGGGGGCATTGCCGGGCGGCTCCGCGGGCGTATCGCCAGGTGCCTCCGCGGACGACGAGCCGGACCCTGTCGCCGTCCTCCTCACCGCCGCCGAACAACTCGGCGGCGCCGCCCGGACCTGCGAGCTCGCGGTGGAGTACGCGCGGACCCGGAAGCAGTTCGGGCAGCCGATCGGGGCGTTCCAGGCGGTCAAACACCTGTGTGCGCAGAGCCTGGTGCGCGTGGAGACGGCCCGCGCGGCGGTGTACGCGGCCGCCGTCACCGTCGATCCCCTCGACATCGCCGCGGCCCGCCTGCTCGCCGACGACGCGGCCCTCCGCGGCGCCCGCGACTGCCTTCAGGTGCACGGTGGCATGGGCTTCACGTGGGAGGCCGAGACGCACCTGTTCCTGAAGCGGGCATGGGTACGGACCCAGCGTATGAGTTCGAACACGTACAGTGACGAACTGCTCGCTGCGGACCTGCTGTCAGGGGTGGGTTAG